GAAATATTAAATGTGTTTGGTCAGCGTCTTGCAGTTATTCAGAATAATTTTTCTGATAATCAATACATTAACGTATCAGCCTTCAGCAACGGATCTTATATTTTAGTAGGATATTCTGCTGAAAACAGAGCAATATCTCAGGCACGGTTCATTAAAATATAATCTTCATTTATTGATCATTTACAGGAGAGTAAAATTTTACTCTCCTGTAAATTCTTATCTGATATCAACATATGCTAATCTATAAATCCATATTATGTTTAGCGGGCTTGCTATTGGTGCAATCCTGTAATGTCAAATCAGACATCAGCGTTCAGAAATATGACCGAAAAGAACTGAAAGAAAGAACATTCAGATACTTTTGGGATCAGGCACACAAAGAAAATTATCAGATTCCGGACAGGTATCCTACAGATGCATTTTCAAGTATTGCAGCAACCGGATTTGGGCTGAGTGCTTATATTACCGGTATTGAAAACAAATATATCACAAGACAGGAAGGAGCAGAAAGGGTATTGAAAACAATCCAAACACTTTGGCAACTTCCGCAATCAGAAAATCCGGAAGGTATCGCAGGATACAAAGGCTTTTTCTATCACTTTTTGAATACCAATACTGCGCTGAGATTTAAGCAAGTGGAGTTATCCTCTATAGATACTGGTTTGCTGATGGCAGGTGTATTGTCTGTACAGAGTTATTTTGATGGAACGGACAGCACAGAAACACAAATTCGTGCATTATCAGACAGTCTTTACCATAGGGTAGATTGGGCCTGGATGATGAATGATAAAAACAGACTTTCTATGGGATGGCATCCTGAAAAAGGTTTTTTGAGTGCACAATGGCAAGGATATAATGAAGCCATGATCTTACTGATAATGGCCATCGCTTCCCCAACACATCCGATTCCTGCAAATACCTGGCAGACTTGGTGTGAAACATATGAATGGGACAAATTTTATGATGACGAATTTATCCAGTTTGACCCTCTTTTCGGGCATCAATACAGTCATATCTGGATAGATTTCAGAGGAATTCGCGATGACTACATGAAAAGCAGGAACAGTGATTATTTTGAAAACTCTAAAAAAGCAACATTAGCAAACAGAGCTTACTGCATTGCAAATCCGGGCGGATTTAAGGGATATGGCCCTGACAATTGGGGACTGACGGCTTGTGATGGTCCATCCGGCAAAAAGCTCCATTTGGATGGTAGAGATATTCAGTTTTTCGATTATCGGGCAAGAGGAGCGAGTAGTAAGCAGATTGTCGATGATGGTACAATATCTCCTACCGCAGCCGGCGGATCATTTCCGTTTACGCCGGTAGAATCTGAAAAAGCCCTTGAGAACATGTGGAACAGTCATTATTCAAATCTCATCGGAGAATATGGATTTAAAGATGCCTTTAACCTGACATTCCGGGATGAAAAAAATCCGGATGGTTGGTTTGACATAGATTATCTCGGAATAGATCAGGGTCCGATTCTTTTACAAATTGAAAATCATGAAACAGAATTGATCTGGAATGTGATGAAAAAAAATCCCTATATTATTGATGGCCTCAAAAAAGCCGGATTTACAGGTGGGTGGCTTGAAAAAATTTAAAAAAATAAAATGAATATAAAACACAAAAATATAATCTACATGTCTTTCTTGTTACTGATGGCAGGGGCATGTTCGCAAAAATCAACACAACCAGCTCGTAAAGATTCCTCCCAAAAAGATCCTTTTATAGAAAATTTGCTGGCAAAAATGACATTGGATGAAAAACTGGGACAGATGACATTATTCACTACTGACTGGGAAGTTACGGGTCCCACTATCAGAGGTGGTTATGAAAATGATATTTTGGAAGGAAGATGCGGCGCTTTATTTAACAGTCACACTGTTGATTTTACGACCCGCCTTCAGAAAATTGCAGTTGAAAAAAGCCGGCTGAAAATTCCGTTATTATTTGGCTACGACGTAATACATGGCTACAAAACCATGTTTCCGATTCCATTAGGTGAAGCTGCGAGTTGGGATTTGGATGCTATCGAAATGTCAGCATCTATCATGTCCAAAGAAGGAGCCGCTGCTGGACTACATTGGACATTCGCCCCGATGGTAGATATCACACGTGAACCTCGATGGGGAAGAGTTATGGAAGGTGCCGGTGAAGATGCCTACCTGGGTTCTGCGATTGCCGCTGCCCGCGTTAAAGGCATACAGGGAAAAGGGTTCGATAATGCCGACAAACTTGTGGCTTGTGTAAAACATTTTGCAGCCTATGGCGCACCTATGGGAGGAAGGGATTATAATACTGTCGATATGAGCGAACGGACTTTCAGAGAAGTATATTTACCACCCTACAAAGCTGCAATCGATGCAGGTGCACTTACTGTCATGACTTCATTTAATGATTATGATGGAGTACCCGCTTCAGGTAGCAAATATTTACTTACAGATATTCTCAGAGATGAGTGGGGCTTTAATGGTTTTGTCGTTACAGATTACACTTCTATCAATGAGATGGTAGAGCATGGAGTCGTAAAAGATGAGACAGATGCAGGTATTCTTGCTGTACAGGCAGGTGTTGATATGGATATGCAGGGGGCAATCTTTCAGGATAAAATTAAAGCTGGTCTTCAGGATGGCAGAATTAATATAAGTCAAATCGATAACAGCGTCAGAAGTATTTTACGAATCAAAAAAATGTTGGGTCTATTTGAAAATCCATTTAAATTTTCTGACAAAAACAGGGAAGCTGCAACGATTATGGCACCGGCTCATCTGGATGCTGCCCGGGATATGGCTAAAAAATCTGTTGTAATGCTGAAAAACAGTGGTGTTCTCCCCATCAAAAAAGGCTCCAAAATAGCAGTCATAGGGCCTTTGGCTAATGATAAAAATAATCTCATAGGCGCATGGTCGGGTTCAGGTGAAGGACGACATTGTGTGAGTTTACTGGAAGGTCTGCAAGCAAGGTCAAAAGATTCTGATCTGACTTTAACATATGCAAAAGGTTGCGAGATTGAAGGAGCAGATACTCGTGGATTTCCGGAGGCAATAGATGCTGTACGAAATGCAGATATCATTATTCTGGCTATCGGTGAGCATAAAGATATGAGTGGAGAAGCAACCGCAAAAGCTAAAATAAGAATCCCCGGAAAACAGGAAGAATTATTGAAAGCCTTAAAAGCAACAGGTAAACCTGTGATCACAGTACTCATGAATGGCAGACCTCTTATTCTGGAAGATACGGACAGGAATTCAGACGCTTTACTTGAAACCTGGTGGCTTGGCACAATGACAGGCCATGCAATCACAGACATATTGCTGGGTGACTACAATCCTTCCGGAAAACTACCGATTAGCTTTCCGAGACATGAAGGTCAAATACCAGTTTTTTATAGCTATAAAAGTACCGGGAGACCATTTGTTGAAGATCTGAAATATCGGACAAAGTATATCGACATGCCCCATACACCATTGTATCCTTTCGGTTTTGGCCTGAGTTATACGACTTTCAAATACAGTGATATAAAAACGGATAAGACTAATTTTCTCAAATCCGAATCAGTTAAATTTACTGTAAATATTACAAATACAGGAAATTATGATGGTGAAGAAATTGTCCAGCTTTATGTAAGGGATTTGGTGGGAAGTGTTACAAGACCGGTGCGTGAATTGAAAGCATTCCAAAAAATATTCCTTAAAAAAGGAGAGACAAAAACAGTTAACTTTACCTTGTCCGAAAAAGATCTTGCATTTTATGACAGGGATATGAAATGGGGTACAGAGCCCGGCGAATTTGATATTTATATAGGTGAAAGTTCTGACACAAATAATAATGTCAGAATCAACCTGGTAGAAAAATAATTAATTTTTAGAAATACTAAATACACATAATCATGATTTTTTTAAAAATGTTTGGGAACAAAATGGTTTGGCTGGCATTTGCGATTTTCGTGTGTTCAGGTCAGATTCTACAGGCTCAGCAAGTCCTGAGAGGCATTGTCAAAGATGCTAAAAGCGGTGATGCATTGATAGGTGCTTCTATTCAGGAAAAAGGTACTTCCAATGGAACCATTACAGATTATGAAGGTAACTATGAACTGAAACTCAGTACATCTGCGCCAACTCTGATTTTCAGTTATGTAGGCTATGTAGATCAGGAAATCGAATCAGGAGGTCGAACTAATATTGATGTGATGATGTCTGAATCAAGTGTTTTACTCGATCAGATTGTGGTTGTGGGTTATGGTGTTCAGAAAAAAAGTGATGTTACTGGTTCCATATCATCCCTAAAAGGATCAGAACTGGAACGAATTACGACCCCCAATGTAGATCAGGCGTTGCAGGGTAAAATTGCAGGTGTTTATGTTACTCCGGCTTCAGGAGCTCCCGGAACAGGTGCTGTGGTACGTATCAGAGGAACAGGATCATTCAATGGTTCGGATCCGCTTTATGTGATAGACGGTATGCTTTCATATGATGCTTCGTTTATCAACCCGCAGGATGTAGAAAGTATTGAAGTATTAAAGGACGCATCAGCTGCCGCAATATATGGTAGCAGGGGTGCAAATGGCGTAATTATCATTACTACCAAGAACGGGAAAAATCAAAAAGATGCGCAGATTTCAGTTTCTTCTTATTATGGCACACAGCAGGCTGTCAAACAAATAGACATGTTGAATGGTGCAGAATTTGCAAGAGCATACAATCAATTCAGAGGAATGAATTTTTATCCGAATCCGGATATTTTTGGAACAGGTACCAACTGGCAGGATGAAATCTTTAGGGATGCAGCTATTGGTAGTGTTCAGTTGAGTGCAACTGGCGGAAATGATAAAATGTCTTACAACTTCAGTACAAATTATTTCAAACAAGATGGAATTCTAAAAAATACAGCATTTACAAGGGGAACTTTCCGATTGAACACCGAGTATAAAGTAAATTCCTGGGCCAACATCGGCACCAACGTATCCTATGCAACATCCAACAATCACAATGGACCGAATGTCGTTCTGGGCGCATACAGAATTCCATCAGTGCTTGCACCTACACAGGAAGATGGTTCATTTACAGATCCGACATTTTTTGGACTGGCACTTTCCAATCCTGCCGGTGACCAATTTTACAAAAGCAACAATTATAGCTGGGATGACAGACTGTTTGGAAATGTCTTTCTGGAAGCAAAATTTCTGAAAAATTTTACCTTTAAAACCAATTTCGGATTTGACCGTGCTAATGGGAAAGGACGTCGTTATGAGCCCAAATTTCAAGTAAGTGCTTCACAATTAAATCTTGCTGACCGGGTAAATATTGAATTTAATGAAGGAAGAAACTGGGTGTGGGAACAGACTTTAAATTATTACAAAGAATTTAAAGACCATACAATCAATGTCATGGCAGGTTTTGCCGCCGACGAAAGAAGAAATGAATTTATTGGCGGAAGCAGAGAAAACTTTCCGGGTACAGCAGACGAGCTCTTGTATCTTTCAGCAGGCAATGATACAACCCAAATGAATTTCAACGGCGCCAGCGACAGAGCAACAGTTTCTCAACTATTCAGGCTAAATTATGGATATAAAGGTAAATATCTTTTTACAGCTAACTGGCGGATTGACAAATCGAGCATCTTCCAGAAAAATAATCAGGCAGCAAGTTTCCCATCATTTGGACTGGGATGGAATGCGGGAAGGGAAGATTTTATAAGTGGTCTGAATATTTTTGACAGACTCAAAATCAGAGCAGGATATGGTGTTCTTGGAAATCAGAATTTCCCGAACCCCTACCCTACAAGTACGGTTATCAATAGTGGATTGTATGCAGTTTTTGGCACCGCTGAGAATATAAATCAGGGAGCCATTCAAACAAATCTCACCAATACAGATCTGGTGTGGGAAGCTACCCGACAGTTGGACATTGGGTTTGAAGCTGGGTTTTTAAACAATAGATTGGAACTTGAAGTTGACTGGTATCGACGCCAGACTTTTGATATTATTGCTGCCGTTCCGATACCGGGATATGTAGGTTCTGCCGGAAATCCTATCGTAAATACAGCCGAAGTGTTGAACAAAGGGTTTGATATCACCCTCAATTGGCGGCAAGCAGGTACTTTTGCATATAATCTGAGTGCAAATTTATCCCCTGTCCAAAATGAAGTTTTGAATATCGGCCTTGGCAAAAGTGAAATCTTTGATGCATTTCTGAATGGAGAAGCTGCCACAAGATCGATAGAAGGATTACCATTGGGAGCATTTTATGGATACAGAGTAGCAGGTATATTTCAAAGTACTGAAGAAATTCAGGCTTCTCCGAGATTTGGCAATGAAGCGCCGGGTGATATCAGATTTGCAGATCTGAATGGAGATGGTATTCTGAACAGTGATGACCGTGAATATCTGGGAAGTCCGATTCCAACCTTAACATATGGGTTCTCTGCAGGTGCCGAATGGAAAGGAATAGATTTTGCTATTGATTTTCTGGGTGTAAGCGGAAATAAAGTTTTTAATGCTAAAGAGACATCCAGATTTGCAGTTTATAACTGGGAGAAACATGTAGCAGATGCATGGACCACTGAAAACCCAAGTTCTACTGAACCACGGGTTACCAATGGCGGACATAATTACAGAGTGAGTGATCGTTTTCTGGAAGATGGTTCCTTTCTCCGGCTGAGAAGTGTTAATCTGGGTTACACCATACCGAATACCATAACTAATACGTTGAAAATACAATCACTCAGAATATATGTTTCAGGAACAAATTTATGGACCCGACAGCAATTCAGTGGTTATTCGCCGGAGTTTGCCAATTCAGGTAGTCCCTTTAGAGTGGGTTTTGATGATGGACAATATCCCATCGCAAAATCATGGCAGTTTGGAATAGATTTTAAATTTTAAAAAAACAGAAGAAATGACAAAAGTAATCAGTTTTTTAAGCATAATTTTATTGATGGTTGGGTGTTCAGATGACTTTTTAGACAGAAAACCCAAAGGAGTACTTACATCAGATACCTTTTTTCAAACTGAAGAACATGCCATTCAGGCAACGAATGCTGTCTATGCCAATTTCAGATCATGGGAACTTTGTGCTCTGCCCTATCTCGGTGCCACGGATATTATCAGTGATGATGCAGACAAAGGCAGTTCGCCCAATGATGCATTTTACCTTACAGAAATTGATGATTTTCAGTTTGATGCTACAAATACAACTTTTATTTCAGTTTGGAATGGTCATTACAGGACTATCTTCAGGGCTAATCTTGCTATCAATAACATTCCGGATATAGAAATGGACCCACAACTTAAGGCCCGCCTGGTAGGTGAATCACAATTCCTGAGAGCATTGTCTTATTTGCGTTTGGGTTTATGGTTTGGTGACATTCCACTGATAACTACGCAAGTACAGGAAAGTGAATATTACAACCAAACCAGAAAACCTTTAGCCGAAGTATATAATCTGATAGAAGCAGATCTGAAAGCAGCCATAGAAGTTCTTCCGGAAAAATCAAAATACCCCGGTACCGATTTGGGCAGAGCAACCAAAGGAGCCGCAAGGGGTATTCTGGCTAAGTTGTACATGGTCAAAAAGGAATGGAACAATGCAATTACTCAATGTGAAGCTATCATTAACAGCAATGAGTACCAGTTATTGACTACATATTCAGAAAACTTTCTTCAAGTAGGTGAAAACGGCAAAGAAAGTGTATTTGAAATTGGAGCGGTTGCATTGCAAGCAGCAGTTGCAGGACCCGGTGCGACACCTTACAATATGGTACAAGGTGTGAGAGGTATTCCCAATTTAGGTTGGGGCTTCAACCGACCGAGCGACAATCTCATTTCATCGTACGAACCCGGAGATCCCAGAAGACAGGCAACGATACTTTATGAAGGAGAATTGCTTCCGGATGGCAGTGCAGTTATTCAGAACAATCCGGATATCCTGAATGCAAGGTTTAACCAAAAAGCCTGGGTGCCGAGACATCCCGGACTTCAGGACAACGGACCGGGCAATATTCGAATTCTGAGATATTCAGATGTTTTATTACTCACAGCAGAAGCATATAATGAAGCCGGTCGATCTGCTGATGCCTTACCTTTACTGAATGCTGTTCGCAAGCGTGCACGAGGTAGCAATAATTTTATATTACCTGATATCACCATCACTGACAAAGATCAGCTAAGAGAGAGAATACACCGTGAAAGAAGATCAGAGCTGGCAATGGAACAACACCGATGGTTTGACTTATTGCGATGGGGAAAAGCAGAAAGTGCAATGAAAGCTGCCGGCAAAACATTTGTGATTGGAAAGCACGAATTATTTCCGCTTCCGCAGACAGAAATTGACCTTACAGACGGAGCATTACAACAGAATCCGGGTTACTGAAAATATAATAATTTTGGATAATTTTGTTAGTCAGGTCCTGATGAGTCAGATCATCAGGGCCTTTTTCTATGAAATAAGGAAGATAAAATTGGTTTTGCTGAAATTCAAGTAAATAAATAATTTAGTTCGCTAAATTCATGTATTATTGAAGAAACCATCATTTCTTGATTTACAACTAAGGAAAATTATAACCACATTCCGGTTACCTAAGTAATTCACCTACCGTTTTCACCCCTTTATTATACAATTTATGCATCAACTTCATAAAAATGATAGCTGTAATGTAAGCATCGCCATCTGCTGTATGTCGTGCTTTGGGGATTACTTTAAATCTTGCGCAGAGCTTATCCAAGGTATAATCTTTTCTATCCAGACTATCAGGATCTGTGCTGTGATCCAACCTCCTTGCCAGATACGATGTGTCTAACAAATTGTTTTTAAGGTCACCGCCACCATTATTTTTTGAAAGTTTATTGAGCATCGCAATATCGAATGCAATATAATGACCAACAATAATGTCAGAACCTATAAATCTGAATAATGCAGCGATCGACTCCGCTTCTGACTGACCTTTGATATCTGTCTGTACCAATCCATGTATTGCCACTGCTTCTTGTGTCTGCAATTGTCGATTTCTTACAATTATAGAAAGTGATTTAGCAATATCTATCACATTGTTTGATATCCTTACAGCGCCAATGGAGAGAATATTATCGCGGCTTAAGTCCAAACCTGTTGTCTCGGTATCCAGGACTACAAATGATTGTTGGTGTATTGGTTTTCTGTTATCCGTCTTGGTAAACACATCCAAATAAAGCCGGTAAAAATCAGCATACTTTTGTGTATCTGAAGATGTAATTCCAAGTATTTGTTTAAGTTTTATCCACATCACAATATCCCTCCTAATTGAAAACGCACTTTGATTAATTTCTGTAACTCGTCTATGGGTTGAAATCCATTTCTCAATTGCAGTCTGTCCATTTTATCCATTTCATCAGGTTGTATATATCTGCCTGAATCACCCTTTGAAAGTCCCTGTTTAGTGCGTATTCTAATAAAAATTTCGTAAGCATCGGCAGCCATTCTGTACAATGCTGCATTTTGTGGCTCCTCTTCTGATAATGCCAAAAACCTCTTGCTCGTATTATTTTCGCCAACAATTCTGCCAGCTAGGGTGAGCAATCTGGCAGCATCGGTCAGTGGCATCATAGCTCTCAATTTTATATCAAAACTATCTTTATGTTCTCCATTTTTTTCTACAATAAAATTTCTGAAAAATGATAATGGAGGTGGATTTTCCAAAGCATTTTTAGCCAATAGATGTAAAAACACTTCTTGTTTATCTAACATTTGAAATATATAATCTTTTAGAGCAGTTGTCAAAGATTTATCGCCATAAACAGGTCTGTAGTCAAAAAAAATAGTGCACATCATAATTTCTTTTTCACCTGGCTGGTATATCCATCGGTTGAATGTTTGCTGCCATTCATCTATGCTTTGACACCATGACGGATTGGAAGCCATCATATCTGCCGGACAATATTCATACCCAACTTCATGTAGTATGCCGGTGACTTCTTTTGCTAATCTGACACAACGGTCTTTTATATCCGGAATCGCATTATCGTTTACATAAATGAGTGCACTGTCCTGATCTGTTCGGAGCAATTGTTCTTCCCTGCCTTCACTTCCCAAGGTAAGCCAGCAATATTTTATATCTTTGTAAAGCTCTGTACCGAGTTTGGCTTCAGATAATCTGATAGCCTGTTGTATGATTTCATCATTAATGCCTGAAACTACCTGAGTAATAAAAGGGATCGAGACTTCTTGTTCTATATATTTCTTAATCAATCGTTCGACCTTATCTCTGATGTTTTTTAGTTGACCACCTTTCGTTGATTTTCTTATCTCTCTGATAAGGATAGAAGGATTGTCTGCTTGTTGCACAACCAGATCGTGTTCAGATACCACACCGATAAGTTTACTGTTTACAGTACCATTTTGTGTCACTGCGAGATGGTTAATTCGATTTTTGATCATCAAAATCTGGAGCTCCGCAACACTCAGACCTGGTTTGGCACAAATCACCGGTGATGACATGATAAGTGAGATACTCTCTTTTTTCCGAATGTCACCTGCCACCACTTTTATTCTCAGATCCTTGTCAGTTACGATACCTATGGGTTTAATTTGCTCATCACACACGACAATAGATCCTATCTGATGGGTAGCCATCATCATTGCTGCTTCTTGTATGGTGTTTTCTATATGGCAATAAATGGGAGCTTTCTGTGTATCTATCACAAAAAGTTCGGTAAAGACATTTCCCGATTCAAATGAGTTCGGTTGAATTGCTTTTTTGTAAAACATATTGCCTGAACCAATTGCAAAATTTGAAGCCAGAAATGCAAGAATCTTTGGATTATGTCCCAGGTATGGTAAAAAATCTTCAGTCCTGATACAGTAAAGTATGGTATCTTCTGATGCTTTTGCCGTAAGTAAATAAGGTGATTCTGCCAGCAAAGGTCTTATACCGAATATATCTCCTTCATCACAATGATCCACCATCTGGCCATCTTCCTGATGAAGATGTATCGCCCCTTCATTGACGATGTAAAAAATCGGGGGTGGCATCTCACCAATTTTGAAGAGCGTTGTCTGATCGGGAAGATATTTAACACTCACCTTTGATGCAATTATTAAGATGGCATCTTTGGGCAGAAGATTGAAAGGTGGATACTCTCTCAAAAAATCATATACTCTATGTACAATTTCGTTTTTCATCGGTCAAATATGAAAAATTTTGGTATACTATGCAATGATTCTTGTCATTGTACTAAGATAAATGTTGAATTTCAGAGTGATAAAACAACTCAAATAAAAACATTGTATTAACACCGCAACTAAAACAACTCTACAATTAGTCTGAATAATTGAAAAAAATACACTGATATACTTATTTAAATATATACATTTGTGTATTATTTTGATTATAATACTGTATGCATACACATTTTGATATCGATTTTCTGGAAGATTCCACTGAAAAGTTGAAGGCTATCGCACATCCTATCAGATTTGTTATGGTAGATTTACTGCATCGGGAGAAGGAGCTGTCTGTCACCGATATTTATGAAAAATTGAATATTGAACAAGCAGTAGCCAGTCACCACCTCCGTATTTTGAAAAACCAGGATATCGTAAAAGTCAGTCGCGATGGTAAAAATTCCTTCTATTCACTCGCTAATCCTGCTTATTTTGACATTGTAAAATGTCTGCTCCCTGCATAACAATCCAGATTTTGGGTGTTTAAGGTTTCTTATGCTAATTTCCGTAAATTCCGCTAATTGCTTTTGGTTAATAAATTGTGATAATCAGCGTCCCTTCTTTTTATACGCTTATTTCGCTAACTTTTGATGTATTTCAATTAGGGCAAGTTGTAAAAATTTGCGTCCCTCACTTTCTTGTGCATATTAATTGAGCAAAAAACACTCCTTTTGATTCAACATTTAATTTCGAATGGGAATATTAATTGAAATAATATTCTAAATATGTGTAATTCCGGTAGAAATTGATTTTTTTTATAAAAAAACAGGAAATTAATATACTACATATATAGATATCTATATACATTCGCATCTAAATATCGACATATCTAGATTTATTTATTTTTAATCGTTCAAAGCCACCAAAATGAAAAACAGTCAACTCCCTTTTCTTCTTTTAATACTGATATTTTCAAGTTTAATTTCGCTTACTGCACAAGAAGCTCCTGCGGAAGACCATACTTACAAACCACTGACATTAAAACTAAATGAAACCGGATCCAAGTATGTAAGATTTATCATGTGGCATCAATTTTGGATGACGGCGACGCAGAATAATCCCGGCACAAGAGATGTCAATGGACAACTTATAGACGGCACCAATGGTTCTAATGGCTGGTCATCAGATATTGCATTGCGCAGATCAAGATTTTTGGCTTATGCTCAAATTTCTCCTCGTGTGATGATACTCACGCATTGGGGCATTAATAATCAGTCTTTTATCAATGGTGCAACTGCGCCAAACGGGCCAAATCCTGCAACTAATGCCAGTAATCAGGGTAAAAAACCACAATTATTTTTACATGATGCATGGACAGAGTTTCGGGTAGTTCCCCAAAAGCTTTATATAGGTGTCGGTTTGCATTACTGGAATGGTGTCAGCAGATTAGGCAGTCACTCTACTCTAAATTTCATGACATTGGATGCGCCCATCTTCAACTGGCACAATATCGAAGCCACAGACCAGTTTGCCAGGCAATTTGGAGTATATGCTAAAGGTCAGATAGGAAAATTAGATTACAGAGTAGCATTAAACAAACCTTTTGTCAACGGTACAGCTCCAACATCAGTGGCCAGAAATGGTATAGCA
The genomic region above belongs to Saprospiraceae bacterium and contains:
- a CDS encoding CBS domain-containing protein encodes the protein MKNEIVHRVYDFLREYPPFNLLPKDAILIIASKVSVKYLPDQTTLFKIGEMPPPIFYIVNEGAIHLHQEDGQMVDHCDEGDIFGIRPLLAESPYLLTAKASEDTILYCIRTEDFLPYLGHNPKILAFLASNFAIGSGNMFYKKAIQPNSFESGNVFTELFVIDTQKAPIYCHIENTIQEAAMMMATHQIGSIVVCDEQIKPIGIVTDKDLRIKVVAGDIRKKESISLIMSSPVICAKPGLSVAELQILMIKNRINHLAVTQNGTVNSKLIGVVSEHDLVVQQADNPSILIREIRKSTKGGQLKNIRDKVERLIKKYIEQEVSIPFITQVVSGINDEIIQQAIRLSEAKLGTELYKDIKYCWLTLGSEGREEQLLRTDQDSALIYVNDNAIPDIKDRCVRLAKEVTGILHEVGYEYCPADMMASNPSWCQSIDEWQQTFNRWIYQPGEKEIMMCTIFFDYRPVYGDKSLTTALKDYIFQMLDKQEVFLHLLAKNALENPPPLSFFRNFIVEKNGEHKDSFDIKLRAMMPLTDAARLLTLAGRIVGENNTSKRFLALSEEEPQNAALYRMAADAYEIFIRIRTKQGLSKGDSGRYIQPDEMDKMDRLQLRNGFQPIDELQKLIKVRFQLGGIL
- a CDS encoding helix-turn-helix transcriptional regulator, whose translation is MHTHFDIDFLEDSTEKLKAIAHPIRFVMVDLLHREKELSVTDIYEKLNIEQAVASHHLRILKNQDIVKVSRDGKNSFYSLANPAYFDIVKCLLPA
- a CDS encoding porin; translated protein: MKNSQLPFLLLILIFSSLISLTAQEAPAEDHTYKPLTLKLNETGSKYVRFIMWHQFWMTATQNNPGTRDVNGQLIDGTNGSNGWSSDIALRRSRFLAYAQISPRVMILTHWGINNQSFINGATAPNGPNPATNASNQGKKPQLFLHDAWTEFRVVPQKLYIGVGLHYWNGVSRLGSHSTLNFMTLDAPIFNWHNIEATDQFARQFGVYAKGQIGKLDYRVALNKPFVNGTAPTSVARNGIAVNTFSENYATSGYFNWMFWGKESNVLPFYVGSYLGTKKILNIGVGWYHQSNGSLYKTETDSIFQGHTALGADVFLDMPVNKEKGTAISVLATLYSFDYGTNYLRNIGILNEHTTAVPTTISFAGGGNAQPTIGSGTIGYLQTGFVLPKLKNGTSFMPYLTATYKDFERLKDPSLQWGLGMNYFVTGHHAKLTLEYQTRPIYKAEGSEIIKDGSRGQFIFQSHVFL